GGAATTACATGAGTTAATCTGCATTCTTAAATAAATCTAGTAAAAACTGAAACTACCATTGAAGGTAGTCTTGGCAACTAAATAAATCTAGTAAACATCTGGGAGTTCTGGGAATTAATCTGCATTTTCAAATAAATATAGTAAAATCATGAAATTCCTAGACTTAATATGCATTCTTAAATAAATCTAATAAAAATCTGAAACTACAGGAGGTAGTTTGTATTCTTAAATAAATCTAATCTCTCCGACCCAAATTACTTGTTGCAGCTTTAGTATGATtttaatacaaagttgtactaaagctgcGGCAATTAATTTGGATCTGAGGAACTAGGAAAAATCAGCGAAATCTGGAAGTTAATCACCATTCTTATATAAATATAGTAAAAATCTAAAACCACGGGAAGTAGTCTGTATTCTTAAATAAATCTCGTAAAAATTAGGGGATTCCGGGAGTTAATCTGCATTCTTAAATAAATATAGTAAAAATCAGAAACTACGAAGGTAGTCTGCATTCTTAAATAAATCTAGTAAGAATTAGGGAATTTTAGAAGTTTTTCGATAAAGGACATTTCATTCAAttgatatatcgaggtgatacaaaCGCATCGAAAGAatgcccggcctctgcatagcacGATGCACACAGCCCATAAGTCCACCCGTCCCAAAAATAAAAAATTGttttacaactcaaaaataaataaatctgtCTAGCCTATGATGTGGCAGATCCTAACCGGTgatcacaccgccatccatgggggtagAAAACCTCCCTGGCCGTACACTCCAGCCGCATAGACGCCGTCATAAATAGGTCCCTGTCCTCCGGCTTTTGTaggatagaccaagtacggagcATCGCGTACATACATGAATAACCTGCATAGAAGATGAAACATATTTTTTTTATTAAAAaccacatcattcctggtaagccacaaTGCCCAGCATAAGGCAGCCGCCCCCACaagaatatgtgcagaaaattgtttatcaatACCCCTCAACCAGTTGCCGAACATGTTACGTGCACTACGTGGGGGGTATAAATTTGAAGTTAATTTGCATTATTAAATGTATCTAGTAAAACTTTGAAACTACGGAAGGTTGTCCGCATTCGTAAACAAGTCTAGTAAAAATCAGAGAATTCCAATTGTTAGTCTGCATTCTTAGATAAACTGGAATTACGGGAGTTAAATCTAGACAGCGTGAATTTGGCTCAACTTCCATGTGAAAAGTTTATTTGCTAAAAAAAAGTGAAGCTGATTAAGGGTATGGCGCATGCTACAAGAAGGTAGACCCAAAGCATTTAATTCGAAAAGTATACACGTCTACTTGTGAAAATCAGTTGCAGCTAACCCATCAAGCTTGTGGTGCACGCATGTGAACTACTAATTGACATAGGGGGTTGGCCACCCCCATAGGCAAAGCCTAGCTATGGCGATTATTTGAAAAATAAGCATGCTCATTTGAGTTAATCACCACGAGACAACTAAACTATGGATTCTCAGGATACGGTCGGCATGCACGCGGACGGTCGCTCCGCTCAGGGCCGGCGACCGATCGACCAGGATCCTTGTGCGAGCGCGCGTAAATAATCGGTGTGCAGATCCTCGGCGTAATCGCGATCGCCACGGGATCACAGGATCAGATTAGTTGCCACGGCCACGACGACGGCGACCGACTACATGAATCCCGTGACTTGCCCGGCGGCCATTGGTCCATGGCCAGCACACTTTTGCGCCACCATGATCGCGATGAACTGTAGCGTATCTCCTCCCCGCTGCACCTTTTCGCCATTACTGCTCGGAAAGTCCATCCCCGGCGAAAGCTCAGTAGTGGTTCGTACGGGAGCGCAGGTCTTTTTTATTCCTGAGCCTCAACGAGCCTATTATTACTTAAACGTTCTGGTTTTAAAAAATGCCAAAAGATCCATGAATCTGCAAATTTTGATGAAAAAAGTATACATAGGCTGGCTGCAAAGAAAAGAGAAATGTCATTATCCATAAGAGCAAACAGTAGTGTTCCTGTTTGGTACTCCCTCTCTTAATTTTGGTTTGTTATAGGCATGCCGGCATTTCTAGATCACTAATCTAACCAAcgaaaatactccctccatccggaaatacttgtcctagcaatggataaaatggatgtatctataactaaaataagtctagacacaactatttttaggacaagtatttccggacggagggagtataagttatATGCCACCAAAAGTATATATACCGTTAGAAACTTTTGTTGATCAGTAATTCAATGGTACTCCCttggttcctaaatataagcctgtTTAGAGATTCCAgtacggactacatacggagcaaaaagagtgaatctacactgtaaagtatgtctatatacatccgtatgtagttcatattgaaatatctaaaaagacttgcATTTTGAACGTAGCGAGTATTACTTTTTGTAGCGTACAATGCATATTCATTCATCATATTGATAATCTAGAAATACACGTGTCCCTTATAAACTGACAGGGAGGTAATGTCAAACCACACATTTTTTTTCCTACTCACAAACGAATGTGTATCTTTTCAGAAAACTTGATAGATTCATAGTGTACTCCCACATATACATGTGGGGAATTCTTTTAGACATGTGCATGCACTTTTGATTTTATTTTTTAGAATATGTAGACCACTTGAGCTCGGGATCCAAAGCAGTTACCACCAGTACAGCAGCTCCATCAATCCATTCCAAGGGAAAACGTGGGCACAAATGGAGAGATAATACTAGTAGCACCAATACTGCAATCTCCAACATATGTTAGTTAAACAAAGTCGCAGTTAGAAAAGAGCAGAAAACTGGATAGCTATCAGCCTACCACATTGTGATTGGCAAGAGAGGCTTACAGTAGGTGGAGTGTAGCTCTCCATGTATCACCAGCCGGCTATGCATTCCAACTGCTTCTGCTGCCGCTTGGGTCCCAATCACCAAAGAATATGCATGATGGCGATCGATGATCGATCGCGGAATTATTCTCGATCAAGAGACCATTACAACGCTAAGATTCCTCCATTGCCAATTTTTAAAACGGGCGCCAGTGCCTGACAGACAGTTCACGCTCATGTACTTCCATTCATATCCACtcgctggagccggagccggagctatATATACGGTCAGCACGAGCCGAACACAGCATTCCATCCAGAACACAACACCCGGCTAGAAGCTTATCACTGCTGCCAGCCTGCTTCTGCTTGCAGTTTCTCATACACATGGAGAACACAACATCGCCACAGTCTTCTTGCATCAGCCAGCCGCCACCGCCGGCGTCCATGTCGGTCGGCGAGAGCAGCTGGGCTATGCACTTTGCAAACTTTGTGGCATCAACAGACAACAGACAGGAGATGGATCACCAAGGAGGAGAAGCCTCTGACAGTGATTTCTCCTCTGGCTTCTCTTCCTCATCTGATTCCTTGGGTGATGGTTCCGACACCGACTCCTTCCTCACGTCGGACCTCATGGATGAAGATGACGAGGATGATTCTCTGCAGGACACTGCCTGTTCTTCCGCCGCTCGCCCTAAGGTTAGTAAAGGAAGAAAAATAACTTTCTCTTGTTAGGCATAGATAACTTGATGAACAGCAGTACATATTTAGCCTTTATTCTAGGTTCTAACATGATTATGATTTTTGTTGTACAGGTAACCAACATGCATGATATGTTCATGAAGTCAATTCTAACCATGGATGCGAAGGACATGAACACCGCCCAGCTGGTATGTTCAAGAAGCAATCTCTATCA
This region of Triticum aestivum cultivar Chinese Spring chromosome 2D, IWGSC CS RefSeq v2.1, whole genome shotgun sequence genomic DNA includes:
- the LOC123050128 gene encoding vascular-related unknown protein 4, with the protein product MENTTSPQSSCISQPPPPASMSVGESSWAMHFANFVASTDNRQEMDHQGGEASDSDFSSGFSSSSDSLGDGSDTDSFLTSDLMDEDDEDDSLQDTACSSAARPKVTNMHDMFMKSILTMDAKDMNTAQLAKYFLDAGSRQQATGAVPEAISSGNSNEKQLHEFNDLRKKGLCLVPLSMLIDYLG